A genomic region of Synechococcus sp. NOUM97013 contains the following coding sequences:
- a CDS encoding methylglyoxal synthase, with translation MDRNELISTLQDEGNLKHSFSAEDIAVLAHHMSIKSFDDNAILMHKDEPADCMAFLISGRVQIIEDERQIAILTTGDCFGESMFSEEATRVASVQALEATKVGLFSIDDFHALLETNQRLALQFREIFKAVGRARAEQHAAETYTDKRKYLALIAHNNMKESLMEFCSMHTNKLEQFPLIATGTTGSMLFKKTGLCLSRKVASGPLGGDQAVGTLISTQNIIGVIFFRDPLSSHPHHADIEALGRLCDVYQVPFATNPQSGEAILDYLLSGKADHDPLPNRVLEAYVKGQKKVVEAG, from the coding sequence ATGGACCGGAACGAGCTGATCTCAACGCTCCAGGATGAAGGGAACCTGAAGCATTCCTTCAGCGCCGAAGACATCGCCGTCCTGGCGCATCACATGTCGATCAAATCATTCGACGACAATGCGATTTTGATGCACAAAGACGAGCCCGCTGACTGCATGGCATTTCTGATCAGTGGCAGGGTTCAAATCATTGAAGACGAAAGACAGATTGCAATCCTGACAACTGGGGACTGCTTTGGCGAAAGCATGTTCTCTGAAGAGGCAACGCGGGTGGCCAGCGTTCAGGCCCTAGAGGCCACAAAAGTCGGCTTGTTCAGCATCGACGACTTCCATGCATTGTTGGAAACCAATCAGAGACTGGCACTGCAATTCAGAGAAATCTTCAAAGCTGTCGGACGGGCCCGTGCCGAGCAGCATGCCGCCGAAACCTACACAGACAAGCGCAAATACTTGGCCCTCATTGCCCACAACAACATGAAAGAAAGCCTGATGGAGTTCTGCAGCATGCACACCAACAAGCTGGAACAATTCCCTCTGATTGCGACAGGAACGACCGGCAGCATGCTGTTCAAAAAAACAGGCCTATGCCTCAGCCGTAAAGTCGCTTCAGGTCCCTTGGGTGGGGACCAGGCTGTTGGGACTCTGATTTCCACACAAAACATCATCGGCGTCATCTTCTTCCGAGATCCACTCTCGTCACACCCGCACCACGCCGACATCGAAGCCCTTGGACGACTCTGCGACGTCTACCAAGTTCCTTTTGCCACGAACCCTCAAAGCGGAGAGGCGATTCTTGATTATCTTCTCTCTGGAAAGGCTGATCACGACCCCCTTCCCAATCGCGTGCTAGAGGCCTACGTCAAAGGACAAAAAAAGGTCGTCGAAGCCGGGTGA
- a CDS encoding TRIC cation channel family protein gives MGSLRWRRLLKNILLATVLAIALIANPATSSPQHHPQALRVQLRWLPQAQFAGFYVAQDHELFQNKGLDVTLEPGGPAVNGLQRLLDGEVDVAVAWSSDALDLRRQGGDVVNIAQLLQRPGTMLVCNADSGVTRAEDLAGKRVGTWKIGDQFDVGYWLRRHGLDLQAIELIQQRPAAQDLLSGNVDCATAMSYNEFQTILKAGKLKTDLFSVRFAQEDSGFLEDGLYVRAEDLNDARKRDQLVTLLQCLADGWRYAARHRVEAVAITERYMDGSDTEHQQAMLNEILRLMDLDQGFGLLDPRAFARSAEIVGEGSGEPTAINRAAKGAWNLGIWRASELGGPQRGPLGPAGRQTFATLVASPWFYGLDLIGTTAFALSGFIRALQRRYDMWGCFILTLLPAVGGGTLRDLLIGGMRSPPFIFKDNSYLLVVAVVVSAGSILASLLSAGAADSKGFNQVLGLCDSVGLATFTIIGAQVALEADLNWWWMAICAALTCAGGGMLLDVVTGREPRTFQGEPYEEIAVLGALVLSLGLWIADRFETLQWPVLAAMVLSWGTVFTCRQLVVRHNLRSWRPGL, from the coding sequence ATGGGCAGTCTTCGCTGGCGACGGCTTCTGAAGAACATCCTGCTGGCCACGGTGTTGGCCATCGCTCTGATCGCCAATCCAGCAACGTCCAGTCCGCAGCACCATCCACAAGCACTCCGCGTCCAGTTGCGCTGGCTGCCGCAAGCGCAATTCGCAGGGTTTTACGTGGCCCAGGATCACGAGCTGTTTCAAAACAAAGGCCTCGATGTGACGCTCGAGCCAGGTGGACCCGCCGTCAACGGTCTGCAGCGACTACTTGACGGCGAGGTGGATGTGGCCGTCGCCTGGTCATCCGACGCGCTGGATCTGCGACGCCAGGGGGGTGATGTGGTGAACATTGCCCAGCTGCTGCAACGGCCTGGAACGATGCTGGTCTGCAATGCCGATTCCGGCGTGACCAGAGCTGAGGATCTCGCTGGCAAGCGGGTGGGTACTTGGAAAATCGGAGATCAATTCGATGTCGGGTACTGGCTTAGGCGCCATGGACTCGACCTGCAAGCCATTGAACTGATTCAGCAACGTCCAGCGGCACAAGATCTGCTCAGCGGCAACGTCGATTGCGCCACTGCCATGAGCTACAACGAATTTCAGACCATTCTCAAAGCGGGGAAACTCAAAACCGATCTGTTCAGCGTGCGTTTCGCGCAAGAAGACAGCGGGTTTCTCGAAGACGGCCTTTACGTGCGGGCCGAGGATTTGAACGATGCGCGCAAACGCGATCAGCTCGTGACGTTGTTGCAGTGCCTGGCCGACGGATGGCGATACGCCGCTCGCCATCGGGTTGAAGCGGTGGCCATCACTGAGCGTTACATGGATGGCAGCGACACTGAACATCAACAGGCGATGCTCAATGAGATCCTCCGGTTGATGGATCTCGACCAAGGCTTCGGGTTGCTGGATCCAAGGGCTTTCGCCCGCAGTGCGGAGATCGTCGGCGAAGGCAGCGGTGAGCCAACGGCCATCAACCGTGCGGCCAAGGGCGCCTGGAACCTTGGCATTTGGCGGGCTTCCGAACTCGGCGGCCCGCAGCGAGGACCTCTCGGCCCCGCAGGGCGTCAGACCTTCGCCACCTTGGTGGCATCCCCCTGGTTCTATGGCCTGGATCTGATCGGGACCACGGCCTTTGCGCTCTCAGGCTTCATCAGAGCGCTACAACGTCGCTACGACATGTGGGGTTGTTTCATCCTCACGCTGCTTCCCGCTGTGGGGGGCGGCACCCTTCGCGACCTGTTGATCGGTGGGATGCGCTCGCCGCCATTCATCTTCAAAGACAACAGCTACCTGCTTGTGGTTGCAGTGGTCGTGAGTGCTGGCTCGATCCTGGCGAGCTTGTTGAGCGCTGGGGCAGCGGACAGCAAGGGGTTCAACCAGGTGCTCGGGCTGTGCGACAGCGTTGGTCTGGCCACGTTCACCATCATTGGTGCGCAGGTCGCTTTAGAGGCGGACTTGAACTGGTGGTGGATGGCGATCTGTGCTGCACTCACCTGCGCGGGTGGCGGCATGTTGCTGGATGTGGTCACTGGCCGTGAGCCGCGAACCTTTCAGGGCGAGCCCTATGAAGAGATTGCAGTGCTCGGCGCCTTGGTGCTGAGCCTGGGGCTTTGGATCGCAGACCGCTTCGAGACGCTGCAGTGGCCGGTCCTCGCCGCCATGGTCTTGAGCTGGGGCACGGTCTTCACCTGCCGTCAATTAGTGGTCCGCCACAATCTGCGCTCATGGCGTCCAGGCCTATGA
- the gatB gene encoding Asp-tRNA(Asn)/Glu-tRNA(Gln) amidotransferase subunit GatB: MAAESAWEAVIGLETHVQLGTDSKIFTAASTTFGDEPNTHIDPVVCGLPGTLPVLNQKVLEYAVKAAMALNLNVAEHSKFDRKQYFYPDLPKNYQISQYDEPIAEDGWIEVEVAEKGKDTYLKKIGIERLHMEEDAGKLVHAGSDRLAGSTHSLVDYNRAGVALAEIVSKPDLRTGREAAEYASEIRRIMRYLGVSDGNMQEGSLRCDVNISVRRGPDAPFGTKVEIKNMNSFSAIQKACEYEIQRQIKAYETGEPIVQETRLWDEGKQLTKSMRSKEGASDYRYFPDPDLGPIEVSVDQREGWRSELPELPAAKRHRYADDLGLSQYDARVLTDERPMADYFEAVVAAGADAKLASNWITGDIAAYVNSNRLTYGALPFRPEQLAEMVQLIDGGKISGKIAKEILPELLEKGGSPKSIVDERGLGMISDPAAITAIVEELLAAHPAEVEAFRGGKNKLQGFFVGQLMKKTGGKADPKLANQILSQKLKG; the protein is encoded by the coding sequence ATGGCTGCGGAGAGCGCCTGGGAAGCCGTGATCGGTCTGGAGACCCATGTGCAGCTGGGTACAGACAGCAAGATCTTCACAGCGGCTTCGACCACGTTTGGGGATGAACCCAACACCCACATTGACCCGGTGGTCTGTGGTTTGCCGGGAACGTTGCCGGTGCTGAATCAGAAGGTGCTCGAGTACGCCGTTAAAGCGGCGATGGCTTTGAATTTGAATGTTGCCGAACACAGCAAGTTCGACCGCAAGCAGTATTTCTATCCCGATCTGCCCAAGAACTACCAAATCTCCCAATACGACGAACCGATCGCTGAGGACGGTTGGATCGAAGTGGAGGTGGCCGAAAAGGGCAAAGACACTTATCTGAAAAAGATCGGCATTGAGCGCCTTCACATGGAAGAAGACGCTGGAAAACTCGTGCATGCCGGCAGTGATCGCCTGGCTGGCTCCACCCACTCGTTGGTGGACTACAACCGCGCTGGGGTGGCGTTGGCGGAAATTGTCAGCAAACCGGACCTGCGCACGGGCCGTGAGGCGGCGGAGTATGCCTCGGAAATCCGTCGCATCATGCGCTACCTCGGCGTCAGCGACGGAAACATGCAGGAGGGTTCGCTGCGCTGTGACGTCAACATCTCCGTTCGCCGTGGGCCGGATGCGCCGTTCGGCACCAAGGTGGAGATCAAGAATATGAACTCGTTCTCGGCCATTCAGAAGGCCTGTGAATACGAGATCCAACGGCAGATCAAGGCTTACGAGACCGGTGAGCCGATCGTGCAGGAAACCCGTCTTTGGGACGAGGGCAAGCAGCTCACCAAGAGCATGCGCAGCAAGGAGGGCGCCAGTGACTACCGCTATTTCCCCGATCCTGATCTGGGACCGATTGAGGTGAGTGTCGATCAGCGCGAAGGCTGGCGTTCGGAATTGCCGGAACTACCTGCGGCCAAGCGCCATCGTTACGCCGATGACTTGGGGCTGTCTCAATACGACGCCCGGGTGCTCACGGATGAACGCCCGATGGCGGATTACTTCGAAGCTGTTGTGGCGGCAGGGGCTGACGCCAAGCTCGCGTCCAACTGGATCACGGGTGATATCGCTGCCTATGTGAATAGCAACCGCCTGACCTACGGCGCGCTGCCCTTCCGTCCTGAGCAACTGGCCGAGATGGTGCAGCTGATTGATGGCGGCAAAATCAGCGGCAAGATCGCCAAGGAAATTCTTCCGGAATTGCTGGAGAAAGGCGGTTCACCCAAGTCGATCGTGGATGAGCGTGGCCTCGGCATGATCAGTGACCCTGCAGCGATCACGGCCATCGTTGAGGAGTTGCTGGCTGCTCATCCTGCTGAGGTGGAGGCCTTCCGCGGTGGCAAGAACAAGCTCCAGGGCTTCTTTGTCGGTCAGCTCATGAAGAAGACCGGTGGCAAGGCTGATCCCAAGCTGGCGAACCAGATCCTCAGTCAGAAGTTGAAGGGTTGA
- the coaE gene encoding dephospho-CoA kinase (Dephospho-CoA kinase (CoaE) performs the final step in coenzyme A biosynthesis.), translated as MSRQRRIGLTGGIASGKSSVSRWLAQQNVPVLDADQYAHDVIAPGEPAWQAVIDRYGSAVLHPGSDPTQPALNRAALGSIVFADAQERRWLEGLIHPVVRDRFEHELLKLSNEPVVVLMIPLLFETGMASICSEVWVVNCSLEQQRQRLMARNALSAQAADQRIQAQWPLTRKCELADAVINNSGPPQRWRAQIRGLLTPSTQQASASTDAMNGHQ; from the coding sequence ATGTCTCGCCAACGCCGCATCGGCCTGACCGGTGGAATCGCCTCCGGTAAAAGCAGTGTGAGCCGCTGGCTGGCGCAGCAAAACGTGCCTGTCTTGGACGCCGACCAGTACGCCCATGACGTCATTGCCCCGGGGGAGCCCGCCTGGCAGGCCGTGATCGATCGCTACGGCAGCGCAGTCCTGCATCCAGGATCTGACCCGACACAACCTGCTTTAAACCGTGCAGCACTCGGCAGCATCGTCTTTGCGGATGCTCAGGAGCGGCGCTGGCTGGAGGGGCTGATTCACCCCGTCGTACGAGATCGCTTCGAACACGAACTGTTGAAACTCAGCAATGAGCCGGTTGTCGTGCTGATGATCCCACTTCTGTTTGAAACAGGGATGGCATCAATCTGCAGTGAGGTGTGGGTTGTGAACTGTTCACTCGAGCAACAACGTCAAAGACTCATGGCACGCAACGCCTTGAGTGCACAAGCAGCCGATCAGCGAATCCAAGCCCAGTGGCCCCTGACCCGCAAATGTGAACTCGCTGATGCAGTAATCAACAACAGCGGCCCCCCACAACGCTGGCGAGCTCAGATTCGTGGGCTTTTAACGCCATCAACACAGCAAGCTTCCGCATCAACTGACGCGATGAATGGCCATCAATAG
- a CDS encoding Crp/Fnr family transcriptional regulator: protein MSALTPEDLVAMPLFAELAEEQRSLLLDRHRETSHQVDQVIVMEQDWGESLFLIREGLAKVRTYTADGDEVIMSLLGQGDVFGEMAALDGASRSADVVALTPLHLIKLHSVPFVALLGQQASFALALARLEASRLRDLNQRFALQSADATTRLLDALAYLARKSSRDQNPQAEIPLLAQREIALLAGLARETASRTLSKLRNRGTVIETNGQFRIVDLQPLIQRGLLPG, encoded by the coding sequence ATGTCTGCGCTCACGCCTGAGGATCTCGTGGCCATGCCTCTGTTCGCAGAGCTGGCTGAAGAACAGCGCAGCCTGCTGCTGGATCGCCATCGTGAGACGAGCCATCAAGTCGATCAGGTGATCGTGATGGAACAGGACTGGGGTGAGTCGCTGTTCCTGATCCGTGAGGGGCTGGCCAAGGTGCGCACTTACACCGCAGATGGTGATGAAGTGATCATGTCGTTGCTGGGTCAAGGCGATGTGTTCGGTGAGATGGCCGCTCTCGATGGTGCGTCGCGTTCGGCCGATGTGGTGGCGCTCACGCCATTGCACCTGATCAAGTTGCACTCGGTGCCGTTTGTGGCTCTGCTCGGTCAGCAGGCGTCGTTCGCTCTTGCCTTGGCGCGCTTGGAGGCTTCGCGTTTGCGTGATCTCAATCAGCGCTTTGCGCTGCAGAGCGCCGATGCCACCACGCGCCTGCTGGATGCCTTGGCCTACCTCGCTCGCAAAAGTTCTCGCGATCAGAATCCTCAGGCGGAGATCCCACTGCTGGCCCAACGGGAAATTGCTTTGCTGGCTGGATTGGCGCGGGAAACAGCGTCTCGCACGCTCAGCAAGCTGCGCAACCGCGGCACCGTGATAGAAACCAACGGGCAGTTCCGGATCGTTGATCTGCAGCCACTGATCCAACGCGGGTTGTTGCCTGGTTAG
- the ndk gene encoding nucleoside-diphosphate kinase, translating into MAAERTFIAIKPDGVQRGLVGEIVGRFERKGFKLVGLKQLTPSRELAEQHYGVHKERPFFAGLVEFITSGPVVAMVWEGDGVIASARKLIGATKPLEAEPGTIRGDLAVNIGRNVIHGSDAPETAQFEIGLWFQPSELSEWTPSDQGWRVEG; encoded by the coding sequence ATGGCCGCCGAACGCACCTTTATCGCCATCAAGCCCGATGGTGTTCAGCGTGGACTTGTGGGTGAGATCGTTGGGCGCTTCGAGCGCAAGGGTTTCAAGCTGGTCGGTCTCAAGCAACTGACCCCCAGCCGTGAGCTGGCTGAGCAGCACTACGGCGTCCACAAGGAGCGTCCGTTCTTCGCTGGTCTTGTGGAGTTCATCACTTCCGGCCCTGTGGTGGCGATGGTGTGGGAAGGCGATGGTGTGATTGCCAGCGCCCGCAAGCTGATCGGTGCCACCAAGCCCCTCGAGGCTGAGCCCGGCACGATCCGCGGTGATCTGGCTGTGAACATCGGCCGCAACGTGATCCACGGTTCCGATGCCCCCGAAACAGCCCAGTTCGAGATCGGTCTGTGGTTCCAACCTTCCGAGCTGAGCGAGTGGACGCCTTCCGATCAGGGCTGGCGCGTCGAGGGCTGA
- the thiO gene encoding glycine oxidase ThiO has translation MTIPQQPRTSLHQPAPILILGGGLMGLAIAHQLARRGQAVTVISRRRSEAAGFVAAGMLAPHAEGLSGALLQLGQLSLGRVPSWVAQIEGDSGLPCGLRSTGIVVPFQTAAERDAYPTAQLGQSLNRRDLEREIPGLGPEWSTGLLFEQDGQIDNRRQLMRALERACVSLGVQFMEGAEVHGLECDSTRQLCGVDLRSAEGEQQQLSCQQAVLCNGAWSQQLVPQLPVFPVKGQMLSLQGPRQALKRVIFGPGTYLVPREDGLIVVGATSEREAGFTEGLTPDGQKQLQRGITSLLPMAANWPPMERWWGFRPCTPDEGPLLGPGPMPGLWLACGHHRNGVLLAAISAELLTGQILNTPLSRSDLDLLEAFSWKRFASPTTRV, from the coding sequence ATGACGATCCCCCAGCAACCGCGCACAAGCCTGCACCAACCCGCTCCAATCCTGATCCTGGGCGGAGGGCTGATGGGCCTGGCAATCGCCCATCAACTGGCGCGCCGAGGACAAGCCGTGACCGTGATCAGCCGGCGGCGCAGTGAAGCGGCAGGATTTGTCGCCGCCGGCATGCTGGCCCCCCACGCCGAAGGCCTGAGCGGCGCCCTGCTGCAACTCGGACAACTCAGCCTGGGCCGAGTTCCCAGCTGGGTGGCCCAGATCGAAGGGGACAGCGGCCTGCCCTGTGGACTGCGCTCCACCGGCATCGTGGTGCCGTTTCAAACAGCAGCCGAACGTGACGCCTACCCGACGGCTCAGCTTGGGCAAAGCTTGAACCGACGCGACCTAGAGCGAGAAATCCCAGGCCTGGGACCTGAATGGAGCACCGGATTGCTGTTCGAGCAGGACGGCCAGATTGACAATCGCAGGCAATTGATGCGGGCCCTGGAGCGAGCCTGTGTCTCACTTGGCGTGCAGTTCATGGAAGGCGCTGAGGTGCATGGCCTGGAGTGTGATTCCACGAGACAGCTGTGTGGAGTCGATCTGCGCAGCGCCGAAGGGGAGCAGCAGCAACTGAGCTGCCAACAGGCGGTGCTGTGCAATGGCGCCTGGAGCCAACAGCTGGTGCCGCAACTGCCTGTATTTCCTGTCAAAGGCCAGATGCTGTCTTTACAAGGACCGCGGCAAGCGCTCAAACGCGTGATCTTCGGGCCCGGCACCTATCTCGTTCCACGCGAGGACGGACTGATCGTGGTGGGCGCCACCAGCGAGCGGGAGGCCGGATTCACCGAAGGCCTCACTCCCGATGGCCAAAAACAACTGCAAAGGGGCATCACGAGCCTGCTGCCGATGGCAGCGAACTGGCCGCCGATGGAGCGTTGGTGGGGCTTCCGGCCCTGCACACCGGATGAAGGCCCCCTGCTTGGCCCGGGCCCGATGCCCGGACTATGGCTGGCCTGCGGACACCACCGCAATGGCGTCCTTCTAGCGGCGATCAGCGCAGAGCTGCTCACCGGCCAGATCCTCAACACCCCGCTTTCACGCTCAGACCTAGATCTGCTGGAAGCCTTCAGCTGGAAGCGCTTCGCAAGCCCAACAACCAGGGTGTGA
- a CDS encoding cyclic nucleotide-binding domain-containing protein produces the protein MTSDNPKLSQIRDRLRMLVNTHLSTVSHETLMAPVGEVLIEQDSPARRVLLVQTGELTVERCEAGGSPQVIARIGPNELVGEMALIGDEHHSATVKVSRGPAEILVVQADDLLQAAIYDSDLVMELLALSSNRCRQTNSHLTLVLEALEALDRAHDASLERCCSELERCTDPGLFSTAQRLRRLGQAQKTA, from the coding sequence ATGACGAGCGACAACCCAAAGCTCAGCCAAATTCGTGACCGACTGCGGATGTTGGTGAACACCCATCTCTCCACCGTCAGCCATGAAACGCTCATGGCTCCAGTGGGTGAGGTGCTGATCGAACAGGACAGTCCGGCCAGACGGGTGCTGCTGGTGCAAACAGGGGAATTGACAGTGGAGCGCTGCGAAGCCGGTGGCAGCCCTCAGGTGATCGCCCGAATCGGCCCGAATGAACTCGTCGGAGAAATGGCGCTGATCGGTGATGAACACCACAGCGCAACCGTCAAAGTCAGCAGAGGACCCGCAGAAATCCTGGTGGTTCAGGCGGATGATCTGCTGCAGGCCGCGATCTATGACAGCGACCTAGTGATGGAACTGTTGGCCTTGAGCAGCAACCGCTGCCGTCAAACCAACAGCCATCTGACACTGGTTCTGGAAGCCTTAGAGGCCTTGGACCGAGCCCATGACGCATCACTGGAACGCTGCTGCAGTGAACTAGAACGCTGCACTGATCCAGGACTCTTCAGCACGGCACAACGGTTGAGACGACTGGGGCAGGCCCAAAAAACGGCATGA
- a CDS encoding Coq4 family protein, which translates to MQLKLQERLQSLKMVASLATFLKNPGSLDSVFAVANSVKDSPLAEQMQRHLLGHPQFGALVKEGWRPKAIDLGELQKLPEGTLGRCYADQLISQGITPDALIDPSPISNDAEYITHRLRETHDIIHVLTGFGIDGDSELGLQGFNLAQTRSPLAVMLIFGGMLAALQDNEPLAPMLRALARGFQLGLDADLVIACKLEEGWKRPLQDWRQELKLAVNSDQ; encoded by the coding sequence ATGCAGCTCAAACTCCAGGAACGCCTGCAAAGCCTGAAGATGGTGGCCAGCCTGGCCACGTTTCTCAAAAACCCTGGCTCGCTCGACAGCGTGTTTGCTGTCGCCAACAGCGTGAAGGACAGCCCACTGGCTGAGCAGATGCAGCGGCACCTGCTCGGGCACCCCCAGTTCGGTGCACTGGTGAAGGAAGGTTGGCGACCCAAGGCGATCGACCTGGGCGAACTGCAGAAACTTCCGGAAGGCACCCTCGGACGCTGCTACGCCGATCAGCTGATCAGCCAGGGCATCACACCGGACGCACTGATCGACCCGTCCCCCATCAGCAATGACGCTGAGTACATCACCCACAGGCTCCGGGAAACACACGACATCATCCACGTGCTCACAGGCTTCGGGATCGACGGCGACAGCGAGCTCGGCTTGCAAGGTTTCAACCTTGCTCAGACACGATCCCCCTTGGCCGTAATGCTGATTTTTGGCGGCATGTTGGCCGCGCTTCAGGACAACGAGCCACTGGCACCGATGCTGCGAGCCCTAGCACGAGGCTTTCAACTGGGCCTGGATGCTGATCTGGTGATCGCGTGCAAGCTTGAGGAAGGATGGAAGAGGCCTCTGCAGGACTGGCGCCAAGAGCTGAAACTTGCCGTGAACAGTGACCAGTAA
- the speA gene encoding biosynthetic arginine decarboxylase — protein MARSDTAGTWTIQDGADLYGLDRWGDTYFAANSRGHVTVQPRGDRGGSIDLIELVEGLQARDLGLPLLIRFDDILEDRLERLHAAFDRAIAHYGYGGRYQGVFPVKCNQQRHVVERLVEAGQRWHFGLEAGSKAELLIALSLLNDPEALLICNGYKDQRYIETAILARRLGRQPVVVIEQPDEVERIIAASQELGAAPMIGIRARLSTRSTGRWGSSVGDRAKFGLSIPELLETTERLRSAGLLDDLKLLHFHIGSQINDIAVLKDALQEAGQIYGELHRLGAPMGYLDVGGGLGIDYDGSRSATAASTNYSLQNYANDVVATIKECCEPCGVPVPTLVSESGRALASQFSVLVFDILGLGGAPDERPQRRDDDPLIVRNLHDTLDGISEANLQEAWNDAIKFKEDALSAFRLGYLRLPERARAEQLAWACARRIVELLPTDDNSPDALRSLRASLASTYYGNFSVFRSAPDTWAIDQLFPVMPIHRLHEQPEQLGSIADLTCDSDGKLARFIQGGQSKSLLELHTPAPGQTYLVGLFLAGAYQEVMGNLHNLFGSTNAVHIRLAPGGGYQLEHVVRGDTNADVLKAMEHDPDQMLERLRLASEAAIRDGRLAVSDARRLINHVTSSLQQSTYLQA, from the coding sequence ATGGCACGCTCCGATACAGCTGGCACCTGGACCATCCAGGACGGAGCGGATCTCTACGGTCTGGACCGATGGGGTGACACCTACTTCGCGGCCAATTCCCGCGGCCATGTGACGGTGCAGCCCCGCGGGGACAGAGGAGGCAGCATCGATCTGATCGAATTGGTGGAGGGCTTGCAGGCCAGAGATCTCGGCTTGCCGCTGCTGATCCGCTTCGACGACATCTTGGAGGATCGTCTCGAGCGGCTGCACGCGGCCTTCGACCGAGCGATCGCGCACTACGGCTACGGCGGCCGATACCAGGGCGTGTTCCCAGTGAAATGCAACCAGCAGCGCCACGTGGTGGAACGGCTGGTGGAAGCCGGTCAGCGCTGGCACTTCGGCCTCGAGGCCGGCAGCAAAGCTGAATTACTGATTGCCCTGTCCTTGCTGAACGATCCAGAGGCCTTGCTGATCTGCAACGGCTACAAAGATCAGCGCTACATCGAAACCGCCATCCTGGCGCGGAGACTCGGGCGGCAACCCGTGGTGGTGATCGAGCAACCCGATGAGGTGGAGCGGATCATCGCCGCCAGCCAGGAACTGGGCGCCGCACCAATGATCGGAATCCGGGCTCGGCTCTCAACCCGCAGCACAGGCCGCTGGGGCAGCTCCGTGGGCGATCGGGCCAAGTTCGGGCTCTCCATTCCGGAACTGCTCGAGACCACCGAACGACTGCGCAGCGCAGGACTGCTGGACGATCTGAAGTTGTTGCACTTTCACATCGGCAGCCAGATCAACGACATCGCGGTTCTGAAGGATGCCCTGCAGGAAGCCGGGCAGATCTATGGAGAACTGCACCGCCTTGGAGCCCCGATGGGGTATCTCGACGTCGGTGGTGGCCTTGGCATCGACTACGACGGCAGCCGCAGCGCCACCGCAGCCTCAACCAACTACTCCTTGCAGAACTACGCCAACGACGTCGTTGCAACCATCAAGGAGTGCTGTGAACCATGTGGCGTGCCGGTCCCGACCCTGGTGAGCGAAAGCGGACGGGCCCTCGCCAGTCAATTCAGTGTGCTGGTGTTCGACATCCTGGGCCTCGGTGGCGCTCCCGACGAGCGTCCACAGCGCAGGGACGACGACCCCCTGATCGTCCGCAATCTGCATGACACCCTCGACGGCATCTCCGAAGCCAACCTGCAGGAAGCCTGGAATGACGCCATCAAGTTCAAAGAGGATGCGCTGAGCGCCTTCCGACTCGGTTATCTGCGACTTCCCGAGCGGGCACGGGCAGAGCAACTGGCCTGGGCATGCGCCCGACGCATCGTCGAGCTGCTTCCCACCGATGACAACAGTCCTGACGCGCTACGCAGTCTGCGCGCCAGCCTGGCCAGCACTTACTACGGCAACTTTTCAGTATTTCGGTCGGCACCGGACACCTGGGCCATCGATCAACTCTTCCCGGTGATGCCCATTCATCGGTTGCACGAACAGCCGGAACAACTGGGCAGCATTGCGGACCTCACCTGCGATTCCGATGGCAAATTGGCTCGCTTCATTCAAGGCGGCCAAAGCAAATCGCTGCTGGAGCTGCACACCCCAGCCCCGGGACAGACTTACCTCGTCGGCCTGTTCCTGGCCGGCGCCTACCAAGAGGTGATGGGCAACCTGCACAACCTGTTTGGCAGCACCAATGCGGTGCACATCCGCCTGGCACCCGGTGGTGGTTATCAACTGGAACACGTGGTGCGGGGTGACACCAACGCCGATGTTCTCAAGGCCATGGAACACGACCCCGACCAGATGCTGGAACGGCTGAGACTTGCGAGCGAAGCGGCCATCCGAGATGGACGCCTGGCCGTCAGCGATGCACGACGACTGATCAACCATGTGACCAGCAGCCTGCAGCAGAGCACTTATCTGCAGGCCTGA